ATCCTGCCCAAGTGCTCTTGCTTTTAAAACTCTGCGCATAATTTTACCGCTTCTAGTCTTCGGTAATGATTCTACGATTTCAATACTTTCAGGTTTTGCAATCGGGCCAACTTCGTGACCGACATGCAATCGAAGTTCTTCAACTAACTTATCAGAACTTTCATATCCACTCCTAAGAATTACATAACAATGAATAGCGTTTCCTTTAATATCGTGTGGTAAACCAATTGCTGCAGCTTCGGCAACTGCTTGATGACTAACTAATGCGCTTTCAATTTCCGCAGTTCCCAATCTATAACCGGAAACTTTTATAACATCATCAACACGTCCGATAACCCAGAAATATCCATCTTCATCCCTACGTGCAGAATCTCCCGTCATATACATTCCGGGATATTTACTCCAATATTGATTAACATATTTATCCGGATCATTCCAAATTGTTCTTAGCATTGATGGCCAAGGTGTTTTTATTACAAGATAACCTTCTTCATTTGATTTTACTGATTTTCCCTCTTCATCTACAATATCCATTATTAATCCAGGGAAAGGTTTTGTACCTGAACCCGGTTTTAAAGGTGTGCAAGGCATTGGAGTTATCATAAACATTCCGGTTTCAGTTTGCCACCAAGTATCCATTATCGGGCATTTTTCTTTTCCGATAACTTTATAATACCACCGCCAAGCTTCTGGATTAATAGGTTCCCCAACACTACCGAGTAATCTTAAAGAAGATAAATTATAACGATTAGGCCAAGCATCACCATACCGCATCAATCCACGGATAGCAGTAGGAGCAGTGTACAATATATTTATTCCATATTTTTCAATCATCTGCCACCAGCGGTGAGGATATGGATAAGTTGGAGCGCCTTCGTACATAAAAGATGTTGCACCGTTTAACAACGGGCCATACACGATGTAACTGTGGCCGGTAATCCAACCAGGATCTGCGGCACACCAATATCTATCCTCTTCGTGAATATCAAAAACATATTTTAAAGTTGTATAAGTTCCTACCATATACCCGCCATGCGTATGCATAATTGCTTTTGGTTTTCCCGTAGTACCTGAAGTGTATAACATGAAAAGAGGATCTTCAGCATCAACAATTTCAAGGCAGTCAGAATTATTCGCAATCGGAAGATTCATTAATTCGTGATACCACATATCTCTTCCAAACTCCATATTAATCTGATGTCCGGTTCTCTTTACTACAAGTACACTTTCCACAGTTGCAGCTCGTTGTAATGCTTCATCAGCAATTTTTTTAAGTTCAACAATTTTTCCTCTTTGAAAAGCACCATCAGAAACAATTAAAACTTTTGATTGACTATCTTCCAATCTTTCGTGTAATGCTTCAACAGAAAAACCTCCGTAAACAACGGAATGTATTGCACCAATTCTTGCACAGGCTAGCATTCCGATCATTAATTCAGGCACTCTTCCCATATAAAGAGTTACACGATCACCTTTTTTAACACCGAGACTTTTTAAAACATTAGCAAACTTGCAAGTATCACGATGAAGTGCAAAATAAGAGAAGGCTTTGAACTCTCCATCCTCTCCCTCCCAAATAAGTGCTAATTTATTTCTTCTAGAAGTTTTTGTGTGAACATCAAGACAGTTATAAGCAATGTTTGTTTTTGCTCCTGTAAACCATTTAAAGAAAGGTTTGTTTGTATCATCTAAAACCTTATCCCATTTTTGAAACCAATGGAGATTATTTGCTTCGTTTTCCCAAAATCCAATTGGATCTTTTTCGGCGAAATCATATAAGCTTTCGCATTTTGCATGTGCGTTATCCATAATTTCTTTTGTAGGATAATAAACTTCACCTGTGAGTTTTTTGTCTGCCATTTGATGCTCCTTTAGTAAGTGAGAATGGAATTAAAAATTTAGGATGAAATTAAAAGTAGTTTAGATTAGAAACAATAAAGGATTTATTAATTTTTAATAGCGGGATAAGCAAATTGCTAATCCCGCCTAAATAATTTTTAGAACTTATTTGGTCCAGCATTTTTAATTGTATCAGCTGTTCCTTCAGAATATTCTTTGAAGTTCTCTATAAACATATTAGCAAGTTTTTTAGCTTGCTCATCGTATGCAGTTTTATCAGCCCAAGTATTTTTGGGATTTAATACTTCTGTTGGAACATCGGGACAGGAATTTGGAATCATCAAATTGAAAAATGGATCTTTTGTGTATTCAACATTATCCAATTTTCCTTCCAAAGCTGCAGTTAACATTGCACGAGTGTATTTTATTTTCATTCTGCTTCCAACACCGTAAGCTCCGCCAGTCCAGCCAGTATTAACGAGCCAGCAATTAACTTTATGTTTAACAATTTTTTCACCGAGTAATTTTGCATAAACATTTGGATGAAGTGCCATAAACGGGGCACCAAAACAAGTACTAAAAGTGGCTTTTGGTTCAGTTACTCCTTTTTCAGTTCCAGCAACTTTTGCTGTATAACCGGAAATAAAGTGATACATAGCTTGTTCAGTTGTTAATTTTGAAATTGGCGGTAGTACACCAAAAGCATCAGCGGTTAGCATAATAATATTTTTTGGATGTCCCGCTTTTCCATCTTCAACAATGTTTGAGAGATGAGTAAGCGGATAAGCGGCACGAGTATTCTCTGTAAAAGTGTCATCATCCAAATCTAATCTGCGTGATTGTGCATCTATCTGAACATTTTCTAGAATCGTACCAAATTTTCTGGTAGTTTCATAAATTTCAGGTTCAGCTTCTTCAGAAAGTTTAATTACTTTTGCATAACATCCACCTTCGTAGTTAAATACACCATCATCGCTCCAACCATGCTCATCATCACCAATTAATTTTCTTTTTGGATCAGCAGATAATGTTGTTTTGCCAGTACCACTTAATCCAAAAAATAATGCTACATCATCGTCATTTCCTACATTTGCAGAACAGTGCATAGACATTACGCCGCGCATTGGCATCAAATAATTCATAATTGTAAAAACGGATTTTTTAATTTCCCCTGCATAGCTCGTTCCACCAATCAAAACTATTCTTTTATCAAAATTTAGAAGTATAAATACCTCAGAGTTTGTACAATCTACATCTCTATCTGCATGAAAATTAGGCATTTGAATAATTGTGAAATCCGTTTTATGATTTGTCAATTCTTTCTCAGAGGTATATCTTCTAAACATATTTCTTGCAAACAGATTGTGCCAAGCATTTTCTGTCACAACACGAATTCCAATTCTATTTTTTTCATCAGCACTGGCATAACAATCTTCCACATATAAATCTTTTCCCTGTATATATGCCATCATTTTAAAGTATATCCTACCTGCACATTCGGCAGACATTCCTTTATTAACTTTTCCCCACCAGATATTTTTTTCACTGTCACCTTCACGAACAATAAATTTATCATTTGGACTTCTTCCCGTGTGATAACCGGTTCTGACCACAAGCGGACCGAGATGAGCTAATAAACCTTCTCGCCTTCTGATTACTTGTTCGTAAAGTGCCGGTGTGCCATAATTATAAAATACTTCGCGCGTATTTTTAATACCAATGGCTGCAAGTTCTTCCATCAGCTTAACTTTTTTAATCATAGTATTTTCCTTTTTTAGTTTTTATGTTTTTGCCCAAATATATTCTACAATTTAATTTACCTAGTTTTTCTTAAAGAATTAACTAAATCGAACTCAATTTTTTCTTCACTATAAAATGGCTCGCCAAATTTTTTACCAATTGAAAATCCAAAAAACTCTGCTCGTGATTTTATATAGTTAATAAACTCAGGACTACTAATAAATGTTTCGGGTTCTTTGCTTTTGGGATTGTGGAATTGTGTACTGTAACATTCTACCGCTTTCATTTTCAAATCAAATGTATCAGAAATATCAACAACAAAAGTTGGATCGAATGTATATGTTTGCATATAGTAATATAGTTTTTCCGGGCGATAATGATTTTGTGGAATTTCTTTATCGAACGAATTTATTTTTGAAAGTCCGGTCGAAAACATTGCACGCTTTACCAAATTACTTGCATCTATATGATCAGGATGGCGATCATTAAAATAGGGTGCAAAAATAATTTTGGGTTTAAATTTTCTAATCTCAACAATAATCTTTAATAGATTTTCCTTCGTGATTTTTAAATCACCATCCGGAATTTCAAGATTTTCTCTTACAGCAACTTTTAGAGTAATAGCTGCATTAAATGCTTCTTGTTGTCTGGTTTCAGCGGTTCCACGAGTACCGAGTTCACCTCGAGTTAAATCAATTATTCCAACTTTAAGTTCACTTTTAGTTAGTTTAGCTATGGTTCCGCCCATAGCCAGTTCCGCATCATCGGGATGAGCTCCAAAGATTAAAACATCTAAATTCATTTTCACCCTTAATTAATAATTTGATATGTGTGAACTTAAAAATTTTCTATAATGTATGCTAATGAATAGAGACAAGTTTTGATGAAGTTAACAATAAATTGAAATTAAAAATGAAATAAATTTTTGCAAATTTATATCATATCTTTATCTTAAAAACAATAATCCAATTATTTAATATTTTATCATTTCTAACGAGGTTTCCGAATGAAGTTTTTCTATACTTTGTTTATTGTATTTACAGTTACAATCTTAACATTTTCACAAGCTTATGTTTGGGAGTTAAAACAATCAGGGTCAAGTTTGGGTGGTCCGATTGATGTTGAACAATATAATTCAGACAATGTTTATTACGGCAGCGGAAACAAAGTTTACAGAAGTATTGATAGAGGAAATACTTTTCAGCAAATGGGTAATTTAATTCC
The window above is part of the Ignavibacteriales bacterium genome. Proteins encoded here:
- a CDS encoding phosphoenolpyruvate carboxykinase, which codes for MIKKVKLMEELAAIGIKNTREVFYNYGTPALYEQVIRRREGLLAHLGPLVVRTGYHTGRSPNDKFIVREGDSEKNIWWGKVNKGMSAECAGRIYFKMMAYIQGKDLYVEDCYASADEKNRIGIRVVTENAWHNLFARNMFRRYTSEKELTNHKTDFTIIQMPNFHADRDVDCTNSEVFILLNFDKRIVLIGGTSYAGEIKKSVFTIMNYLMPMRGVMSMHCSANVGNDDDVALFFGLSGTGKTTLSADPKRKLIGDDEHGWSDDGVFNYEGGCYAKVIKLSEEAEPEIYETTRKFGTILENVQIDAQSRRLDLDDDTFTENTRAAYPLTHLSNIVEDGKAGHPKNIIMLTADAFGVLPPISKLTTEQAMYHFISGYTAKVAGTEKGVTEPKATFSTCFGAPFMALHPNVYAKLLGEKIVKHKVNCWLVNTGWTGGAYGVGSRMKIKYTRAMLTAALEGKLDNVEYTKDPFFNLMIPNSCPDVPTEVLNPKNTWADKTAYDEQAKKLANMFIENFKEYSEGTADTIKNAGPNKF
- the acs gene encoding acetate--CoA ligase is translated as MADKKLTGEVYYPTKEIMDNAHAKCESLYDFAEKDPIGFWENEANNLHWFQKWDKVLDDTNKPFFKWFTGAKTNIAYNCLDVHTKTSRRNKLALIWEGEDGEFKAFSYFALHRDTCKFANVLKSLGVKKGDRVTLYMGRVPELMIGMLACARIGAIHSVVYGGFSVEALHERLEDSQSKVLIVSDGAFQRGKIVELKKIADEALQRAATVESVLVVKRTGHQINMEFGRDMWYHELMNLPIANNSDCLEIVDAEDPLFMLYTSGTTGKPKAIMHTHGGYMVGTYTTLKYVFDIHEEDRYWCAADPGWITGHSYIVYGPLLNGATSFMYEGAPTYPYPHRWWQMIEKYGINILYTAPTAIRGLMRYGDAWPNRYNLSSLRLLGSVGEPINPEAWRWYYKVIGKEKCPIMDTWWQTETGMFMITPMPCTPLKPGSGTKPFPGLIMDIVDEEGKSVKSNEEGYLVIKTPWPSMLRTIWNDPDKYVNQYWSKYPGMYMTGDSARRDEDGYFWVIGRVDDVIKVSGYRLGTAEIESALVSHQAVAEAAAIGLPHDIKGNAIHCYVILRSGYESSDKLVEELRLHVGHEVGPIAKPESIEIVESLPKTRSGKIMRRVLKARALGQDPGNLSTLEE
- the bshB1 gene encoding bacillithiol biosynthesis deacetylase BshB1: MNLDVLIFGAHPDDAELAMGGTIAKLTKSELKVGIIDLTRGELGTRGTAETRQQEAFNAAITLKVAVRENLEIPDGDLKITKENLLKIIVEIRKFKPKIIFAPYFNDRHPDHIDASNLVKRAMFSTGLSKINSFDKEIPQNHYRPEKLYYYMQTYTFDPTFVVDISDTFDLKMKAVECYSTQFHNPKSKEPETFISSPEFINYIKSRAEFFGFSIGKKFGEPFYSEEKIEFDLVNSLRKTR